A genomic stretch from Styela clava chromosome 5, kaStyClav1.hap1.2, whole genome shotgun sequence includes:
- the LOC144422977 gene encoding uncharacterized protein LOC144422977, which translates to MGLLTMDQSSNRTSTQSAGRIEVGSGDGIDITTKSMHDIDDETTGSLITVEGRDTPISGSSNTGLVIGMLIGSAIVIAIIILAYRRNKALKKRSNDPYHVPIIEYKENNERVIVARSPSTAGYGTYKDLEEYPINEFSTRIEGKLTLQGLHNNI; encoded by the coding sequence ATGGGGCTGTTAACTATGGATCAATCATCAAACAGAACTTCCACACAATCTGCAGGCAGAATTGAGGTAGGATCTGGTGATGGAATTGATATTACAACAAAATCAATGCATGATATTGATGATGAGACCACTGGGAGTTTGATTACTGTTGAGGGACGTGATACTCCAATATCTGGGAGCTCAAACACAGGACTTGTAATTGGAATGCTCATAGGATCTGCAATAGTGATAGCAATAATCATTCTTGCATATCGACGAAATAAAGCTTTGAAAAAGAGGAGTAATGACCCATATCACGTTCCAATAATAGAATACAAAGAAAACAACGAAAGAGTTATTGTTGCACGTAGTCCATCTACAGCTGGTTATGGAACATACAAAGATCTTGAGGAATATCCAATCAACGAGTTTTCAACACGTATCGAAGGCAAACTGACTCTACAAGGTCTTCACAACAACATCTGA